From the bacterium genome, the window AAGTTCCGAAAGAAGCTTGTGCGCCGACAGAGTTCGGGCGGGATTTCTGGACATAACGTCTGCTGCGCTCCGTGCCCTTTTTGCCAAATATAGCGCCCAGTTAGCGTCTTTTTTGCGCCACTCCGCTCCTCTCGTATAAATAAAGTGATGAGAGTCGCGGAGGTGGGGTGACCTCCGCAGCTCGGTGAGTCCGTTAAACTACGTTAGGAGGTGATGTGTATGATGTACAAGGTTGCTTTCACTGGACATAGGGATGTGGACTCGGTTGCTGTCGGTTACTTATTGGAGAAGTATCTTTCAGAGATTTGCAGTCGGCACCGTTCGGTACTCGGCATTACTGGCGGTGCGGTTGGCGTGGATATGCTTGCTGCTGAGGCGTGCGCTGATTGTGGTGTTCCTTATGTAGTTATCCTGCCCTTCCCATTCCGCATATTCACTGCTAAGTGGTCCTCTTCCGCTCGTGCACGCCTGCGCCGCATTATCTCTGGTGCTGTTCGCACATTTGTCGTCCAGCGCAGTTTTT encodes:
- a CDS encoding DUF1273 family protein — encoded protein: MMYKVAFTGHRDVDSVAVGYLLEKYLSEICSRHRSVLGITGGAVGVDMLAAEACADCGVPYVVILPFPFRIFTAKWSSSARARLRRIISGAVRTFVVQRSFSMAGYMRRNMVMVNHCDVLLAVWRGTPGGTANTVRYARQVGKPVVNVF